From a single Lacerta agilis isolate rLacAgi1 chromosome 3, rLacAgi1.pri, whole genome shotgun sequence genomic region:
- the DNAJC27 gene encoding dnaJ homolog subfamily C member 27 isoform X2, whose product MEAKRKEPRKALRIKVISMGNAESCIIKRYCEKRFVPKYLATIGIDYGVTKVQVRDREIKVNIFDMAGHPFFYEVRNEFYKDTQGVILVYDVGLKESFDALDSWLAEMKQELGPHGNMENIVFVVCANKVDCTKHRSVDESEGRLWAESRGFLYFETSAQTGEGINEMFQTFYSAIVDLCDNGGKRPMASMSVSFTKEQADTIRRIRSSKDSWDMLGVKPGATRDEVNKAYRKLAVLLHPDKCMAPGSEDAFKAVVNARTALLKNIK is encoded by the exons ATGGAGGCCAAGCGGAAAGAGCCGCGGAAGGCGCTGAGGATCAAAGTGATCTCCATGGGCAACGCGGAG AGCTGCATTATAAAGCGATACTGTGAGAAGAGGTTTGTGCCTAAGTACCTTGCAACAATTGGCATCGATTATGGTGTCACCAA AGTGCAGGTTCGGGATCGGGAAATCAAAGTGAATATTTTTGACATGGCTGGACACCCCTTCTTCTATGAG GTACGCAATGAGTTTTACAAGGACACGCAGGGCGTAATCCTGGTGTATGATGTTGGGCTGAAGGAGTCATTTGATGCCCTCGACTCATGGCTCGCTGAGATGAAGCAGGAACTTGGACCACATGGAAACATGGAGAATATTGTCTTTGTAGTTTGTGCCAACAAG GTTGATTGTACCAAGCACCGTTCTGTGGACGAAAGTGAGGGGCGGCTGTGGGCAGAGAGCAGAGGCTTCCTTTATTTTGAGACTTCTGCTCAGACTGGAGAAGGAATCAACGAGATGTTCCAG ACTTTCTACTCTGCCATCGTTGATTTGTGCGACAATGGGGGAAAGCGGCCCATGGCCAGCATGAGCGTCAGTTTCACCAAGGAGCAAGCGGACACCATCCGAAGAATCCGCAGCAGCAAGGACAGCTGGGACATGCTGGGTGTCAAGCCAGGGGCCACCAG GGATGAGGTGAACAAGGCCTATCGGAAGCTGGCGGTGCTGCTCCACCCGGATAAGTGCATGGCTCCTGGCAGCGAGGACGCCTTCAAAGCTGTGGTCAATGCACGGACTGCCTTGCTTAAAAACATCAAgtga
- the DNAJC27 gene encoding dnaJ homolog subfamily C member 27 isoform X1 — protein MEAKRKEPRKALRIKVISMGNAEVGKSCIIKRYCEKRFVPKYLATIGIDYGVTKVQVRDREIKVNIFDMAGHPFFYEVRNEFYKDTQGVILVYDVGLKESFDALDSWLAEMKQELGPHGNMENIVFVVCANKVDCTKHRSVDESEGRLWAESRGFLYFETSAQTGEGINEMFQTFYSAIVDLCDNGGKRPMASMSVSFTKEQADTIRRIRSSKDSWDMLGVKPGATRDEVNKAYRKLAVLLHPDKCMAPGSEDAFKAVVNARTALLKNIK, from the exons ATGGAGGCCAAGCGGAAAGAGCCGCGGAAGGCGCTGAGGATCAAAGTGATCTCCATGGGCAACGCGGAGGTGGGCAAG AGCTGCATTATAAAGCGATACTGTGAGAAGAGGTTTGTGCCTAAGTACCTTGCAACAATTGGCATCGATTATGGTGTCACCAA AGTGCAGGTTCGGGATCGGGAAATCAAAGTGAATATTTTTGACATGGCTGGACACCCCTTCTTCTATGAG GTACGCAATGAGTTTTACAAGGACACGCAGGGCGTAATCCTGGTGTATGATGTTGGGCTGAAGGAGTCATTTGATGCCCTCGACTCATGGCTCGCTGAGATGAAGCAGGAACTTGGACCACATGGAAACATGGAGAATATTGTCTTTGTAGTTTGTGCCAACAAG GTTGATTGTACCAAGCACCGTTCTGTGGACGAAAGTGAGGGGCGGCTGTGGGCAGAGAGCAGAGGCTTCCTTTATTTTGAGACTTCTGCTCAGACTGGAGAAGGAATCAACGAGATGTTCCAG ACTTTCTACTCTGCCATCGTTGATTTGTGCGACAATGGGGGAAAGCGGCCCATGGCCAGCATGAGCGTCAGTTTCACCAAGGAGCAAGCGGACACCATCCGAAGAATCCGCAGCAGCAAGGACAGCTGGGACATGCTGGGTGTCAAGCCAGGGGCCACCAG GGATGAGGTGAACAAGGCCTATCGGAAGCTGGCGGTGCTGCTCCACCCGGATAAGTGCATGGCTCCTGGCAGCGAGGACGCCTTCAAAGCTGTGGTCAATGCACGGACTGCCTTGCTTAAAAACATCAAgtga